In the Drosophila virilis strain 15010-1051.87 chromosome 4, Dvir_AGI_RSII-ME, whole genome shotgun sequence genome, taatggtAATAATggtaatgataatgataatgataataataataattattttaattttaattataaatgataataataataatgataataataataattattttaattttaattataaatgataataataataatgatgatactaataattattattttaattttaattataaatgtattaataattatgatattaattaaaaattcttGTCATTAATTATTGCTTGatgttaattgtttaaaatcGGACTTAATAAGCCCTACACATATGTAAATGCCGCTTGCAACGCATTGTCACTAAATAGAAATGTTGAATATGTTTAGAAATGTTGAATATGTATTAAATTTAGTCGACGAGTAGGGTGCTTGGCGTTGGGTACACATTTATCAGGCCAATTTcgctgaaaataaaaaagtaaaaggaAACGAGGGGGGGAAACTGCGCAGCTAAAATAAATACGCAAATGTAAATCGAAAGCGCAAAATAGAAAGCAATTGATATTGAAGCAAGGCGTGAAATGCAAAAACTTGGCATTTCAGTTGAAAATTGTCGACGGTTTGCTGAAAATCAAACTCGCAACAGCTAAATCAATTGCAATCGatcatttgatttgcattttaacaaaacattttccacACATTAAACACAAGTTATCCGACTTTAGAATGTATTGAAGCCAACCAAGTTAATAAACGTGTACACATATGTGTCAAGGCGTCTGTGCATACCTCTCGGAAAGTCCATAACCTTACATAATCGCGAAAGGGCGACTCAAAGCGACAGGAAGTGGAAGCGATCGCCATGGGCATACCTGACATACGTCAGCTGGTCACACTGGAATTTGAGGTTTTCGGACATGTGCAAGGTTAAgagttaatttttatttagttaaacCCCATGCCCGTCGCCCGTCGCCCGTCACCCGCCGCCTGTCGCATTTGCTATCACCACGGGCTAAAAATAAATCTTGCACAGTAGCTCGGCATTTTATGTCCTTGGCTTTGTTTCGTATATGCAGTAAGCGAAATGCAAAGTAATTATAGCAGAGAATGTTTGTGTAATCGGCAGGCTTAAATCTCACGAAAGACACGCGTGACCGTTGCACCAAAGCAGGAATCACAGGTTGGGTCAAGAACAGCAAGCGCGGCACCATTGTCGGCAAAATGCAGGGCCCCAAAACGGAGGTAGACAAAATGTATGTTACATGCTAATTGCTTATGCTGCTACTTAACTAAtgcttaatattaattataaattataggATAACCTGGCTGTCCAGCGAGGGCTCACCAGGCTGTCAGATCGAGCGATGCGAGCTGCGAAATCAAAGCAATTTAAATCGACTGGATTACAAAGACTTTGCAATTCgattttaaatgttgttgtcCCATGTCTATagtctttttttcttttgtgtttgttttgtgcaCTATTTCGATAAGTTACTAGAAACCATttaataaatgatttttatcCCGACATGGCAGCCAGCTTGAATTGGGGCTCAAAAGAAAGCACAGCGCAATTCACATACGAATTGAAGTATATTTGGTTATCGGTTTCTCAATACAGCAGAGCTACACACTTTATAGCACAAACATTTGCATGTCTTATACTATTCCGGCCAGACCTAGAGCTTCTTGCTCAGCACGACTGGAAACGGCCGGCGGCCTTCATACGCTCAAAAGATTTGTTGGCGTCATATTTCCTGTAAATAAAATGCGTGTTAGTCAAGGCGAAACCATGTTATTGATTTTGAATACACACTGGTAGAACTCAGCGTAGGCAGCTTTCTTTGGATCATTGACCAAAACCTTAAAGGCAACTGTCACAATTGCAGTTAGTCCAAGAGCCACAGCCAGATTGCGCTTTATGGTCGCATTGTGCAGGCCGCGCAGCACGGGGCCGGCGCTGCTGGAGGTTGCTGGAGTGTTGGCCATATTATTGTTGGACtgtaaatcaaattttcactGGTCAGTTGTTATGTAACTTAATTGTACAGCAAATGCTATTGCGAAAAATTCAATAAGCAAACACTCAATTCGGTTACTAAAtttgaaatgaattatttacGCTATACTTCGTACTGTTGCAAGATATTAATACTGTAAAGATATTACtgaactttttattttactcaCATTTGCAGATTATTCACTATTAATGCTGCCACTCTAATCAAATATTCTGTAAGGTTGCCACATtacacaaattgttttttttgggGTGGCCACACTATGATAATGTTGCGATTCGATTGTCGTAGGTACCTGCTACTTAGTGTgcgttatata is a window encoding:
- the LOC6628101 gene encoding acylphosphatase-2 — protein: MGIPDIRQLVTLEFEVFGHVQGLNLTKDTRDRCTKAGITGWVKNSKRGTIVGKMQGPKTEVDKMITWLSSEGSPGCQIERCELRNQSNLNRLDYKDFAIRF
- the cype gene encoding cytochrome c oxidase subunit 6C-1 codes for the protein MANTPATSSSAGPVLRGLHNATIKRNLAVALGLTAIVTVAFKVLVNDPKKAAYAEFYQKYDANKSFERMKAAGRFQSC